The following proteins are co-located in the Eleginops maclovinus isolate JMC-PN-2008 ecotype Puerto Natales chromosome 1, JC_Emac_rtc_rv5, whole genome shotgun sequence genome:
- the las1l gene encoding LOW QUALITY PROTEIN: ribosomal biogenesis protein LAS1L (The sequence of the model RefSeq protein was modified relative to this genomic sequence to represent the inferred CDS: inserted 1 base in 1 codon) codes for MKKRSAEKRRHVVAWTNKAEWDQVLEYLYSKDPALQRYALQRISAWRGRYANSSPVAVDCTADLVRCQVLDRSGQLDGDDLVLLYGAALMRFVNLITERQQGKTARPLRRLAGNLNIPAWVVDLRHDFTHRKLPTLKWCRKGCKVVLEWLQQEYWSRQLGGGPGEDWESESDGEDEXAELRGGELIARQKEMEAYKNARELLISYEKEQYQAFDGLPEDKEKNMSPSPFADMSWLLGEIKQFALQSCNLLIDVLLEDGFLVPTAEQLETLGCDSFDSEDTSELRLQQTFLRFWLPLLKVLNSPSFIHLLLEKLFVELKQLAKEQNNNQRAFYISTWISEIILCNSNKFEYHFETKGQKKARMKERIFVNRIQLRWQQLLSACLDAPCVSTPHLLQLILDDMEHPLPLETRQRLLQLCSIYTQIGHSEYDTVPEHKHQPIYTLESLHEKLQQLRRHRWRSTSYAEGSGVSPEEYKSADAQAENVKLLRGSPWQVCNDKVLWKNYPLGKVPGQSDDPSCLMVENYSTMTVFDQPVELDSNTTHSVPGVSAPLRTADGLLWNHSDVNKLKSGLQLF; via the exons ATGAAGAAAAGGAGCGCGGAGAAAAGACGCCATGTGGTGGCGTGGACTAACAAGGCTGAGTGGGATCAGGTTCTAGAGTATCTGTACTCCAAGGATCCGGCCCTACAGAGGTACGCCCTGCAGCGGATCTCAGCCTGGAGGGGCCGGTATGCCAACAGCAGCCCGGTGGCGGTGGACTGCACAGCGGACCTGGTTCGGTGCCAGGTACTGGACCGGTCGGGCCAGCTGGACGGAGATGACCTGGTCCTGCTCTATGGAGCCGCCCTGATGAG gTTCGTCAATTTGATCACCGAAAGACAGCAGGGGAAAACAGCCCGTCCCCTGAGGCGGCTGGCCGGGAACCTGAACATCCCAGCGTGGGTGGTAGATCTGAGGCACGACTTCACCCACAGGAAGCTTCCCACCTTGAAGTGGTGTCGAAAGGGATGTAAAGTGGTGTTGGAGTGGCTCCAGCAGGAGTACTGGTCCAGGCAGCTTGGAGGAGGGCCCGGTGAGGACTGGGAGTCAGAGTCTgatggagaggatg aggCTGAGCTGAGAGGGGGGGAGCTCATTGCAAggcaaaaagaaatggaagCTTACAAGAATGCACGGGAGCTGCTGATATCTTATGAGAAGGAGCAGTACCAGGCTTTTGACGGGCTTCCtgaagacaaagagaagaaCATGTCGCCATCCCCCTTTGCAGACATGAGCTGGTTGCTAGGTGAGATCAAGCAGTTTGCTTTGCAGTCCTGTAACCTGCTGATTGACGTGTTGCTGGAAGATGGATTTCTAGTCCCTACTGCTGAACAGCTGGAAACGTTAGGTTGTGACTCTTTTGACAGCGAAGATACTTCTGAGCTCAGACTCCAGCAAACCTTCCTGCGCTTCTGGCTGCCCCTCCTGAAGGTGCTCAACTCACCATCCTTCATTCACCTGCTCCTGGAGAAGCTGTTTGTTGAACTGAAGCAACTCGCCAAAGAGCAGAATAATAATCAAAGGGCTTTCTACATTTCTACTTGGATTTCAGAAATCATCCTCTGCAACAGCAACAAATTTGAATaccattttgaaacaaaaggaCAGAAGAAGGCCAGAATGAAGGAGAGGATCTTTGTGAACCGCATCCAGCTGAGGTGGCAGCAGCTGCTCTCGGCGTGCCTGGATGCTCCCTGTGTCAGCACGCCTCACCTACTGCAGTTAATCCTGGACGACATGGAGCATCCTCTCCCTCTGGAGACCCGACAGAGGTTGCTCCAGCTCTGCTCTATCTACACACAAATTGGCCACTCTGAATATGACACTGTTCCGGAGCATAAACATCAGCCCATATACACACTGGAGAGCTTACATGAGAAGCTGCAACAGTTGCGGCGCCACCGCTGGCGCTCTACGTCTTACGCAGAGGGCAGCGGTGTGTCCCCGGAGGAGTACAAATCGGCGGATGCTCAggctgaaaatgtaaaattgcTAAGAGGATCTCCTTGGCAGGTGTGCAACGATAAGGTTTTGTGGAAGAACTATCCTCTTGGTAAGGTCCCTGGACAGTCAGATGACCCATCATGCCTCATGGTGGAAAACTACTCAACAATGACTGTCTTTGACCAGCCGGTGGAGTTGGACAGCAACACGACACACAGTGTCCCTGGGGTCTCTGCACCACTGAGAACAGCTGATGGTCTTCTTTGGAACCACAGTGATGTTAACAAGCTGAAATCTGGACTACAACTTTTTTGA